The Syntrophorhabdaceae bacterium region AGGCCCGACAGAAGCCTGTAAATGGATTCATCTTTTTTCATCCTAGATTAATACATCATGGCGGGGTCTACAATCAAGAGGGGAGATGGGTGCCGGGATAAAGGCCGATTACCGTGAGGCGTTCGAGATGTCTATACGGGGAGCCCCCGTTTTCGCAACTCTTCCGCCTTTTGTTCCGAACAGGCTTCGCAGCGGAATTCCGGCCTCTTGTCTGCTGTTTTATCATACCCCGGAGCTTTCACGATTCGATAACCCCGGGCCTCTCTCCCGCAAGTGACGCATACTACGACGTCCCTGATCTCCCATTGGGCGCTCAGTGCCCGGGAGGTAAAGATGAACCTGTCTATCCAAAAAAATATGAGGCCGCCGATAAAATTTGCAATGATAGTGGCGGTGAGTCTCCCCGTACCGGAGAGGACATAGAGGACCCCTGCCAGTATGGGGGTGGAGAGTTGCCACCTTATCAGATAGAGACCGTATCTTTTCCAGTTAAAAGCCGTCATTTTCCTCCCTTGCCGCAGAGTACCTAAATACTATAAAAGGAAACGCTCTCTTGTCAACAATTGGGGGGTACGTCGCGGGGCGAAGAGAATGAGGTCCGCTTTTGACAAAATCAGCCTCTTTATACTAGAGTAAGAGCGCCAGGTATCGGTGTAGGTACGACAAACCATGGCAAGTAAAACAAATCGGACCATAGAGGATAAATGAAGACCATTGAAGAGAACGATCTCGTCCTGATCATTCATAAAGACAGGAAATATTTGAAAAGAGTGGGAGCGGACAGATCGTTCCACGGGAAAGGCGGCGCCATCAATTTTGCCGATCTTATCGGAAAACCCTATGGCCTTCACTGGGAAGGATACGACCTTTACGAGCCGACCATAGAAGACATTATCATGTACGGGCTCCTGCGAGAGACGCAGATCATATTTCCTAAAGATGGATTTTACATTCCTTTTAAATTGAATGTAAAAAGCGGCTCCAGGGTGCTTGAAGTGGGCACCGGCAGCGGCGCCCTCACCTACCTCTTTTCCCATGCAGTCGGTCCCGAGGGCGGGGTGGTCAGTTTTGAGAAAGAGGACAGGCATTTCAGGAATGCCAGGAAGAATATGGAGCGTTTCCTCGAGTGGAAGAACGTGGAGCTTCGTCACCAGGATATAGACGACTATGAAGGAGTGCCTTTTGACGCAGTATTTGTCGATGTAAGAGAGCCGTGGCTTTACCTTTCGAAGGTAAGGAACCTTCTGAAGGAAAGCGGTACTATCGGCATGATCGTGCCCACTGCAAACCAGATCAGCGAAATATTGAAAGAGATTCATAAAGGCTTCGGCCATGTAGAGGTCCTGGAGATAATGCTCAGAAAATATAAGACCATTGCGGAAAGGGTGAGGCCCGAAGACCGGATGATCGGACATACGGGCTTCCTGATCTTTGCCCGTAAGAGGGAAGGGGCCGGGGATGACGCCGCGACAGGGCCCGAGGAAAAGGTCCGATATGCGGATGACGGCGTCGATGGAGAGGGAGACGTCTTCAGGGAATAGGCAGGTATCGAAATTAAAGGATAACGAATCTCTTTACATATTCGACAATCTCTTCAGGGTCATCCATTACTTTGAATATATGGAAATCCTCTTTTGAGATGAGGTTTTGG contains the following coding sequences:
- a CDS encoding methyltransferase domain-containing protein, producing MKTIEENDLVLIIHKDRKYLKRVGADRSFHGKGGAINFADLIGKPYGLHWEGYDLYEPTIEDIIMYGLLRETQIIFPKDGFYIPFKLNVKSGSRVLEVGTGSGALTYLFSHAVGPEGGVVSFEKEDRHFRNARKNMERFLEWKNVELRHQDIDDYEGVPFDAVFVDVREPWLYLSKVRNLLKESGTIGMIVPTANQISEILKEIHKGFGHVEVLEIMLRKYKTIAERVRPEDRMIGHTGFLIFARKREGAGDDAATGPEEKVRYADDGVDGEGDVFRE